A single genomic interval of Aegicerativicinus sediminis harbors:
- a CDS encoding prolyl oligopeptidase family serine peptidase translates to MKGLYFSLAILFLFMSCKNDSENPSEETTALNYPITKKVDTVDTYFGEKVPDPYRWLEDDRSEETAEWVKEENKVTFDYLSQIPYREDLKNKLSDLWNYEKLSSPFTEGNYIYFAKNDGLQNQYVYYRKKGENGEEQVFLDPNKFSEDGTISLSTMSFTEDGSLLAYAISEGGSDWRKVIVLDTETLEQIGDTLKDIKFSGVSWYKNDGFYYSSYDKPKGSELSAKTDQHKVYYHKLGTPQSEDELIFGGTPEQKHRYLGARVTKDNKYLIISASISTSGNKLFIKDLSSPNSKWVAIIGTDESDTNVIDNVGSKLYLITDKDAPNRRLVTVDATNPTPENWVDVIPETEFVLNPSTGGGYLFAEYMEDAVSKVLQYDYDGKLVREVELPGIGNAGGFGGKKEDTIDYYSFTNYYTPASIYKFDYKTGTSELYWTPQIQFDSNDFESKQVFYNSKDGTKVPMIITYKKGLELDGKNPTILYGYGGFNVSQYPSFSITNALWLQEGGVYAVANLRGGGEYGKTWHDAGTKMQKQNVFDDFIAAAEYLIDNNYTSKKYLAIRGGSNGGLLVGATMTQRPDLMQVALPAVGVMDMLRYHTFTAGAGWAYDYGTSEDNKEMFSYLKGYSPVHNVKPGVEYPATLVTTGDHDDRVVPAHSFKFAAELQEKQAGSNPVLIRIETDAGHGAGTPVSKTIEQYADIFAFTLYNMGYKVLPSKTKENIKG, encoded by the coding sequence ATGAAAGGCTTATATTTTTCACTTGCAATTCTTTTTCTATTTATGTCATGTAAAAATGATTCTGAAAATCCTTCAGAGGAAACAACAGCACTAAATTATCCAATAACCAAAAAAGTTGATACGGTAGATACCTATTTTGGAGAAAAGGTCCCCGATCCATATCGTTGGTTAGAGGATGACCGAAGCGAGGAGACTGCTGAATGGGTCAAAGAAGAGAATAAGGTAACTTTCGACTATTTAAGTCAGATTCCTTACAGGGAAGATTTAAAAAACAAATTAAGTGACCTTTGGAATTATGAAAAGTTATCCTCCCCTTTTACTGAAGGTAACTACATCTATTTTGCAAAGAATGATGGTTTACAAAACCAATATGTCTATTACCGCAAAAAGGGTGAAAATGGTGAAGAGCAAGTTTTTCTAGATCCAAATAAATTTTCTGAAGATGGAACGATTTCCCTTTCCACAATGAGCTTCACGGAGGATGGTAGCCTTTTAGCTTATGCAATTTCTGAAGGAGGTAGCGATTGGCGTAAAGTGATTGTTTTAGACACTGAGACTTTGGAGCAAATCGGCGATACTTTGAAGGATATAAAATTTTCTGGTGTTTCTTGGTATAAAAACGATGGATTCTACTATTCTAGTTACGATAAACCAAAAGGTAGTGAATTATCTGCCAAAACTGACCAGCACAAGGTTTACTACCACAAACTTGGAACCCCTCAATCTGAAGATGAGCTAATATTTGGCGGAACTCCTGAACAAAAACACAGATATTTAGGAGCACGAGTAACCAAGGACAATAAATATTTAATTATATCAGCCAGTATTTCAACATCTGGCAACAAACTATTTATTAAAGATTTGTCTAGCCCTAATTCAAAATGGGTAGCTATAATTGGCACTGATGAATCTGATACAAACGTTATAGATAATGTTGGTTCTAAACTTTATCTTATTACAGATAAGGATGCTCCAAACAGAAGGCTTGTAACAGTTGATGCAACTAATCCAACTCCTGAAAATTGGGTCGATGTTATTCCAGAAACTGAATTTGTTTTAAATCCTTCTACTGGTGGCGGATATCTTTTTGCTGAATATATGGAGGATGCCGTTTCTAAAGTATTGCAATATGATTATGATGGAAAACTGGTAAGAGAAGTTGAGTTGCCTGGAATTGGTAATGCAGGTGGTTTCGGCGGGAAAAAAGAGGATACCATAGATTATTACTCATTTACAAATTATTATACCCCAGCGAGCATCTATAAATTTGATTACAAAACAGGTACTTCAGAATTATATTGGACACCACAAATTCAATTTGACAGCAACGATTTTGAAAGTAAGCAGGTATTTTATAACTCTAAAGATGGAACTAAGGTTCCGATGATTATAACCTACAAAAAAGGGTTAGAATTGGATGGAAAGAACCCTACCATCCTTTATGGTTATGGTGGATTTAACGTTTCTCAATATCCATCCTTTAGTATAACTAACGCATTGTGGTTACAAGAAGGTGGTGTTTATGCAGTTGCTAATCTTAGAGGAGGTGGAGAGTATGGTAAAACTTGGCATGATGCAGGAACCAAAATGCAAAAGCAAAATGTATTTGATGATTTTATTGCTGCCGCTGAATATTTAATCGACAATAATTATACATCTAAAAAATATTTAGCAATTAGAGGTGGCTCAAACGGAGGCCTTCTAGTTGGTGCAACTATGACTCAACGGCCTGATTTAATGCAAGTGGCTTTGCCAGCAGTTGGGGTAATGGACATGCTTAGGTATCATACATTTACTGCTGGGGCTGGCTGGGCCTACGATTATGGAACTTCTGAAGACAATAAAGAAATGTTCAGTTATTTAAAAGGGTATTCTCCCGTTCATAATGTAAAGCCAGGCGTTGAATATCCTGCGACCTTAGTAACCACTGGAGATCATGACGATAGGGTAGTTCCTGCACACAGTTTTAAATTTGCTGCAGAATTACAAGAAAAACAAGCTGGAAGTAATCCAGTTTTAATTCGAATTGAAACGGATGCTGGTCACGGTGCTGGTACTCCGGTAAGTAAAACTATCGAACAATATGCAGATATTTTTGCCTTCACACTATATAACATGGGATATAAAGTTCTGCCGAGTAAAACCAAAGAAAATATTAAAGGATAA
- the accB gene encoding acetyl-CoA carboxylase biotin carboxyl carrier protein, with amino-acid sequence MDIKEIQNLIKFVAKSGASEVKLETGDFKITIKTGSDDKDDVRTIVQQIPMGQPAPAPQAPVSPAPIAETPQPTKPVTSEESKYITIKSPIIGTFYRKPSPDKPVFVEVGSTISEGDVLCVIEAMKLFNEIESEVSGKIVKILVDDSSPVEFDQPLFLVDPS; translated from the coding sequence ATGGATATTAAGGAAATTCAGAATTTGATCAAGTTTGTTGCTAAATCTGGTGCTAGCGAGGTCAAACTTGAAACAGGTGATTTCAAGATTACCATTAAAACTGGATCTGATGACAAGGATGATGTTCGTACTATTGTTCAACAAATCCCAATGGGTCAACCGGCCCCTGCGCCACAAGCTCCAGTTTCTCCAGCTCCTATTGCAGAAACTCCTCAGCCAACTAAACCTGTTACTTCTGAAGAGTCTAAATACATCACAATTAAGTCTCCTATAATAGGTACATTTTATAGAAAACCATCTCCAGACAAACCTGTGTTTGTTGAGGTTGGGAGCACAATTTCTGAAGGTGATGTACTTTGTGTTATAGAGGCAATGAAATTATTCAATGAAATTGAATCTGAGGTTTCTGGAAAAATTGTAAAAATTTTAGTGGACGATTCGTCCCCAGTAGAATTCGATCAGCCCTTATTTCTTGTAGATCCTTCATAA
- the accC gene encoding acetyl-CoA carboxylase biotin carboxylase subunit — MFKKILIANRGEIALRVIRTCKEMGIKTVAVYSTADAESLHVKFADEAVCIGPPPSSESYLKMSNIIAAAEITNADAIHPGYGFLSENAKFSKICEEHEIKFIGASPTMIEQMGDKASAKATMKAAGVPCVPGSEGIIESYEQCEKLADEIGYPVMLKASAGGGGKGMRAVWKKENLKNAWESARQESKAAFGNNDMYMEKLIEEPRHIEIQIVGDSTGRACHLSERDCSIQRRHQKLTEEVPSPFMTKELRNKMGEAAVKAAEFIKYEGAGTIEFLVDKDRNFYFMEMNTRIQVEHPITEQVIDFDLIREQILVAAGVPISGRNYTPNLHSVECRINAEDPFNDFRPSPGKITTLHAPGGHGVRLDTHVYAGYTIPPNYDSMIAKLITTAQTREEAVNKMKRALDEFVIEGIKTTIPFHRQLMEDPQYLAGNYTTKFMETFKMKPVEEEEN, encoded by the coding sequence ATGTTTAAAAAAATACTTATAGCCAATAGGGGAGAAATAGCCTTACGTGTTATCAGGACTTGTAAGGAAATGGGGATTAAAACTGTTGCAGTTTATTCTACAGCAGATGCGGAAAGTCTCCACGTTAAATTTGCTGATGAAGCGGTTTGTATTGGACCTCCTCCTAGTTCGGAGTCATACTTAAAAATGTCGAATATCATTGCGGCAGCCGAGATTACCAATGCTGATGCTATTCATCCAGGATACGGATTTCTTTCTGAGAACGCTAAATTCTCAAAAATTTGTGAGGAGCACGAAATTAAATTTATCGGTGCCTCGCCAACCATGATTGAACAGATGGGGGACAAGGCATCAGCCAAAGCTACAATGAAGGCCGCTGGTGTTCCTTGTGTTCCAGGTAGTGAAGGTATTATTGAAAGTTATGAGCAATGTGAAAAGTTAGCTGATGAAATCGGTTACCCAGTAATGCTTAAGGCTTCTGCAGGTGGAGGTGGTAAAGGTATGAGGGCCGTTTGGAAAAAGGAAAATCTTAAAAATGCTTGGGAATCTGCTAGACAAGAATCTAAAGCTGCCTTCGGGAATAACGATATGTACATGGAAAAGCTTATTGAAGAGCCGAGACATATCGAAATTCAGATTGTTGGTGATTCTACTGGTCGTGCTTGTCACTTATCCGAACGAGATTGTTCCATTCAAAGACGTCACCAAAAACTTACCGAAGAAGTGCCTTCACCATTTATGACTAAAGAACTTAGAAATAAAATGGGCGAGGCTGCGGTTAAAGCTGCTGAATTTATTAAATATGAAGGGGCGGGTACTATTGAATTTTTGGTGGATAAGGACCGTAATTTCTATTTCATGGAAATGAATACAAGGATCCAGGTAGAACATCCGATTACAGAGCAAGTAATAGACTTTGACTTAATTAGAGAACAGATTTTGGTCGCTGCAGGTGTTCCAATTTCTGGCAGAAATTATACTCCAAACTTGCATTCTGTGGAGTGTAGGATAAATGCTGAAGATCCATTTAATGATTTCAGACCTTCTCCAGGAAAGATTACAACACTTCATGCTCCAGGAGGCCATGGTGTGAGATTGGATACGCATGTCTATGCAGGTTATACAATTCCTCCAAATTATGATTCTATGATAGCCAAATTAATTACCACGGCCCAAACAAGGGAAGAAGCGGTTAATAAAATGAAGCGAGCCTTAGACGAATTCGTAATTGAAGGAATAAAGACAACCATTCCTTTCCATCGTCAACTCATGGAAGACCCTCAGTATTTGGCAGGCAATTATACTACCAAATTCATGGAAACTTTTAAGATGAAACCTGTTGAAGAGGAAGAAAATTAA
- the pdxA gene encoding 4-hydroxythreonine-4-phosphate dehydrogenase PdxA, producing the protein MKKSDKIKVGISVGDLNGIGSEIIIKTFEDSRMLDFCTPVIFASNQVMSQAKKMLESEIQFHGAHQYDQIIDNKINVFPAWKENIEIRFGEEDPKIGSYAVKSLKEAVKALKENHIDVLVTAPINKSTVQSKEFFFPGHTDYLAQELQGKSLMLMVADKLRVGLLTDHVPVKDVSEKITKDLIADKVQTIVETLKQDFCIEKPVIAVLSINPHAGDHGVIGKEDDDILRPCLNELKEEGYLVYGPYSADSFFGSGNYKNFDAIIATYHDQGLIPFKTLSFGKGVNFTAGLSKIRTSPDHGTAFEIAGKNMADEGSFKEAVFKAIEIYRNRKQYLKYSKNPLKKATKKA; encoded by the coding sequence ATGAAAAAGTCAGATAAAATAAAGGTAGGAATTTCGGTGGGGGACTTAAATGGAATTGGGTCTGAAATTATCATTAAGACATTTGAGGATAGTCGAATGTTGGACTTTTGTACTCCTGTAATTTTCGCTTCAAACCAAGTAATGAGTCAAGCCAAAAAAATGTTGGAAAGCGAGATTCAATTTCACGGAGCTCATCAATATGATCAAATTATAGACAACAAAATCAATGTTTTTCCTGCATGGAAGGAAAATATTGAAATCCGGTTTGGGGAAGAAGATCCAAAAATTGGCAGTTATGCTGTAAAGTCTTTAAAGGAAGCAGTAAAGGCTCTAAAAGAAAATCATATTGATGTACTTGTAACAGCTCCAATTAACAAATCTACCGTTCAATCTAAGGAATTTTTCTTCCCGGGACATACCGATTACTTAGCTCAAGAATTACAAGGTAAAAGTTTAATGCTTATGGTAGCTGATAAACTTCGTGTGGGTCTGTTGACCGATCATGTGCCTGTTAAGGATGTGAGTGAAAAGATTACTAAGGATTTAATTGCAGATAAGGTGCAAACCATTGTTGAGACTCTTAAACAGGACTTTTGTATTGAAAAACCAGTAATTGCGGTTCTTAGTATAAATCCACACGCCGGAGACCATGGAGTTATCGGCAAGGAGGATGATGACATCCTTCGGCCTTGTTTGAATGAATTAAAGGAGGAGGGCTATTTAGTTTATGGCCCATACTCTGCGGACAGCTTTTTCGGATCGGGGAATTATAAAAACTTTGATGCTATTATTGCCACATACCATGATCAAGGTTTAATTCCATTTAAAACGCTTTCTTTTGGAAAGGGTGTAAATTTTACTGCAGGGCTTTCGAAAATAAGAACCTCACCTGATCATGGTACGGCTTTCGAGATTGCTGGCAAAAATATGGCGGATGAGGGTTCATTTAAAGAGGCTGTGTTTAAAGCGATTGAAATTTATAGAAATAGAAAACAGTATTTGAAGTACTCGAAAAATCCCCTAAAAAAGGCTACAAAAAAAGCATAA
- a CDS encoding beta-ketoacyl-ACP synthase III, which produces MSKISAAITAVGSYVPDYVLTNQILETMVETNDEWITTRTGIKERRILKEEGKGTSFLAINAAKNLIDKSGLNPEEIELVIVATATPDMKAAATAAFTASEIGATNAFAFDLEAACSSFLYGMSVAARYIESGKYTKVLLIGADKNSSMINYEDRATCIIFGDGAGAVLFEPDQEGYGVQDEILRSDGSGREFLQATYGGSSYPSTVEAIKEGRHYVFQDGKTVFKNAVFNMADVSERIMRRNNLTNEDINWLVPHQANQRIIDATANRIDLDPSKVMVNIYKYGNTTSATLPLLLADYEDQLKKGDKLIFAAFGGGFTWGSIYLTWAYTSKE; this is translated from the coding sequence ATGAGTAAGATTTCAGCAGCGATTACCGCGGTTGGTTCATATGTACCTGACTATGTTCTAACCAACCAGATTCTCGAAACAATGGTTGAAACCAACGATGAATGGATTACTACCCGTACCGGAATTAAAGAAAGAAGGATTTTAAAAGAAGAAGGGAAAGGGACTTCATTTTTAGCCATTAATGCTGCCAAAAACCTGATTGATAAATCGGGTCTTAATCCTGAAGAAATAGAATTAGTGATTGTGGCGACAGCCACTCCAGATATGAAAGCCGCAGCAACAGCGGCTTTTACAGCATCTGAAATAGGAGCAACCAATGCGTTCGCCTTCGATTTAGAGGCTGCTTGTTCTAGTTTTCTCTATGGCATGTCAGTGGCCGCTAGGTACATTGAGTCTGGCAAATACACAAAGGTTTTATTAATAGGGGCGGATAAGAATTCCTCTATGATTAATTATGAAGATCGTGCAACCTGCATCATCTTTGGTGATGGCGCTGGGGCGGTATTGTTCGAGCCTGATCAAGAAGGTTATGGTGTACAGGATGAAATCCTAAGAAGCGATGGTTCTGGCCGTGAGTTTTTACAAGCGACCTATGGCGGATCTTCCTATCCATCTACAGTTGAAGCCATAAAAGAAGGTAGACATTATGTTTTCCAAGATGGTAAAACTGTTTTCAAGAATGCTGTATTTAACATGGCAGATGTTTCTGAACGTATTATGAGGCGAAATAATCTTACCAATGAAGATATCAATTGGCTTGTTCCTCATCAGGCGAATCAAAGAATTATTGATGCCACTGCCAATAGGATAGATTTAGATCCTTCAAAGGTTATGGTGAATATCTATAAATACGGAAATACAACTTCGGCAACCCTTCCTCTATTATTGGCTGACTATGAAGACCAACTTAAGAAAGGGGATAAATTAATATTCGCTGCTTTTGGCGGCGGCTTTACTTGGGGTTCAATTTATTTAACTTGGGCCTACACTTCCAAAGAATAA
- a CDS encoding riboflavin synthase, with protein MFTGIVEDVGVVSAVLKEKGNLNLTIKSKLSPELKIDQSLAHDGICLTVTSCNNEFYTVTAIEETILKTSIGEWKTGKKVNLERAMILGSRLDGHIVQGHVDQTGLCTSIKERDGSWYFTFSYDVGLNNYTIEKGSITINGVSLTVVDSEKGKLSVAIIPYTFQHTNFSEISIGDKVNLEFDVIGKYVRRLNELGL; from the coding sequence ATGTTTACAGGAATTGTTGAGGATGTTGGAGTTGTTAGTGCCGTCTTAAAAGAAAAGGGCAATTTAAATCTCACCATTAAAAGCAAATTGTCTCCTGAATTAAAAATAGATCAGAGCCTTGCCCATGATGGAATTTGTCTCACAGTTACCTCGTGTAACAATGAATTTTATACAGTAACTGCTATTGAAGAAACAATTTTAAAGACATCAATTGGTGAATGGAAAACGGGTAAAAAGGTGAATTTGGAGCGCGCCATGATATTAGGCAGTCGTTTGGATGGCCATATAGTCCAAGGACACGTTGATCAAACAGGTCTTTGCACATCCATTAAAGAAAGGGATGGTAGTTGGTATTTTACATTTAGTTACGACGTAGGTCTCAATAATTATACCATTGAAAAAGGTTCGATAACAATCAATGGAGTAAGCTTAACTGTAGTGGATTCAGAAAAAGGGAAATTGAGTGTTGCTATAATACCATATACTTTTCAACATACCAATTTTAGTGAAATTTCAATTGGGGATAAAGTAAATTTAGAATTTGATGTGATTGGGAAATATGTTCGTAGGTTAAATGAATTAGGTCTTTAA
- the rpmF gene encoding 50S ribosomal protein L32: protein MAHPKRKTSKTRRDKRRTHYKAVAPQIATCPTTGEPHLFHRAHWFEGKLYYRGQVLIDNSEKAENLA, encoded by the coding sequence ATGGCACATCCTAAGAGAAAAACCTCTAAAACCAGAAGAGATAAGCGCAGAACACATTATAAAGCTGTAGCTCCTCAGATTGCAACATGCCCTACCACTGGAGAACCACATCTTTTCCATAGAGCACATTGGTTTGAAGGAAAATTGTACTACAGAGGTCAGGTTTTGATTGACAACTCAGAAAAAGCTGAAAATTTAGCATAA
- a CDS encoding YceD family protein, with protein sequence MKSLKEYTIPFVGLKIGTHHFDFKIDNTFFQNFDYQDFNESNVAVDLEFEKKANMLEVDFKCSGYVNVNCHLTNEPFDQPISGNFKLIVKFGDVYNDDNEEILVVPHNEFEINVAQYIYEMIVLAVPAKCIHPGVKDGTLKSEILEKLKELSPSENKNKGTEETDPRWDTLKKLLTDK encoded by the coding sequence ATGAAGTCTTTGAAGGAGTATACGATTCCGTTCGTTGGATTAAAAATTGGAACGCATCATTTTGATTTTAAAATAGATAATACGTTCTTTCAAAATTTTGATTATCAAGATTTTAATGAATCCAATGTAGCGGTAGATTTAGAATTTGAGAAAAAGGCAAATATGCTTGAGGTGGATTTTAAATGTTCAGGTTATGTAAATGTCAATTGTCATTTAACAAATGAACCTTTTGATCAACCTATATCAGGAAATTTTAAACTTATTGTAAAATTTGGGGATGTCTACAATGACGACAATGAAGAAATTTTAGTTGTACCCCATAATGAGTTTGAAATTAATGTTGCCCAATACATTTATGAAATGATTGTATTGGCAGTTCCTGCTAAATGTATACACCCAGGGGTTAAAGATGGAACATTAAAATCTGAAATTTTGGAAAAACTAAAAGAATTAAGTCCTTCTGAAAATAAGAATAAAGGAACAGAGGAGACTGACCCTAGATGGGATACTTTGAAAAAATTATTAACGGATAAATAG
- a CDS encoding NAD(P)/FAD-dependent oxidoreductase produces MRKSNFSYWELKHWFQNVDFTIIGSGIVGLNCALQLKHNYPNASILIIEKGLLPQGASTKNAGFACFGSVSELIEDLKNSTENEVLEVLKMRIDGLIQLRQLLGDKGIGYQEFGGYELFLSDDDNYKNCLDKIPYLNDLLNSILPTSPFSLKENLYGFHGIEEKLIYNKYEGQIDTGLMMFNLLRKAHSNGIRILNNTKIIAFEEAMNHVVVDLGDFQFKTAKLLFATNGFSSTIIKENVVPARAQVLITEPIPGLKIKGTFHIDQGYYYFRNVGNRVLFGGARNLDFEGETTSEFGISDIIQNRLEELLDTVILPDNNYEVCHRWSGIMGVGPRKYPIVKQISENVYCGIRLSGMGVAIGSTIGKSLANLTL; encoded by the coding sequence ATGCGGAAATCTAATTTTTCCTATTGGGAATTGAAACATTGGTTTCAAAATGTTGATTTTACAATAATTGGAAGTGGTATTGTAGGGCTAAATTGTGCTTTGCAGTTGAAACATAACTATCCAAATGCATCGATTTTGATTATAGAAAAAGGGCTCTTACCCCAAGGAGCCAGCACTAAGAATGCGGGATTTGCATGCTTTGGAAGTGTTAGTGAATTAATTGAGGATCTTAAAAATTCCACTGAAAATGAGGTTCTTGAGGTTTTAAAGATGCGTATTGATGGATTAATACAACTTAGGCAATTATTAGGGGATAAAGGTATCGGTTACCAAGAGTTTGGAGGATACGAATTGTTTCTTTCCGATGATGATAATTATAAAAACTGTCTCGATAAAATACCGTATTTAAATGATTTACTAAATTCTATCTTACCCACTTCTCCATTTAGTCTAAAAGAAAACCTTTATGGGTTTCATGGAATCGAGGAAAAACTTATTTATAATAAGTATGAAGGGCAAATAGATACGGGCTTGATGATGTTTAACTTATTGAGGAAGGCCCATTCAAATGGCATAAGAATTTTGAACAATACCAAAATAATAGCCTTTGAAGAAGCAATGAATCATGTGGTTGTTGATTTGGGTGATTTTCAGTTTAAGACAGCAAAACTCCTATTCGCTACTAATGGGTTTAGTAGTACAATTATAAAAGAGAATGTTGTACCTGCAAGAGCACAAGTATTGATAACGGAGCCCATACCTGGATTAAAAATAAAAGGCACCTTCCACATAGACCAGGGTTACTATTATTTCAGGAATGTGGGAAATCGAGTCTTATTTGGTGGAGCTAGGAATTTAGATTTTGAAGGCGAAACCACTTCAGAATTTGGGATATCTGATATCATTCAAAATAGATTGGAGGAGCTTTTAGACACTGTGATCCTTCCAGACAATAATTATGAAGTTTGTCATCGTTGGAGTGGAATAATGGGGGTAGGTCCTCGAAAATATCCAATTGTCAAGCAAATTTCTGAGAATGTTTATTGTGGTATTCGACTTTCAGGAATGGGTGTAGCTATAGGAAGTACAATTGGTAAATCTTTGGCTAATCTTACCCTGTAG
- a CDS encoding ABC transporter ATP-binding protein, which produces MLKVNNLNFGYSEVPILKSIEFQVPEGKHFSIIGRSGSGKSTILKAIFGNFDLKGGSIYWKDTLILGPAFNLVVGYPFMKYVAQEFDLMPYANVEETIGKFLSNFYPDKKKKRVDELMDLIELTPWAKTKVSRLSGGQKQRVYLAQSIANLPEIILLDEPFSHIDNFKKQELRRRIFSYLKRNNVTCIVATHDKEDILGYTDEIMVIEEGETIQMDKAEKLFSNPKNGLVASFFGEYNLFYSHELDGSKESEVILYSHQLRIESEGKFEGEVLNSYYKGTYYLIELLFNKRSILIDHSIPLERGLKVKFNIG; this is translated from the coding sequence ATGCTTAAAGTCAATAACCTTAATTTTGGATATAGTGAAGTTCCCATTTTAAAAAGTATTGAATTTCAAGTACCCGAAGGAAAGCATTTTTCTATCATAGGAAGAAGCGGCTCCGGGAAAAGTACTATCCTAAAGGCGATTTTTGGCAATTTCGATTTAAAAGGTGGATCTATATATTGGAAGGATACACTAATCCTAGGTCCTGCTTTTAATTTGGTTGTTGGATATCCATTTATGAAATACGTTGCCCAAGAATTCGACTTGATGCCTTATGCTAATGTTGAAGAAACAATCGGCAAATTCCTTTCAAATTTCTATCCTGACAAAAAAAAGAAGCGAGTTGATGAATTGATGGATTTAATAGAACTTACTCCTTGGGCTAAAACAAAGGTAAGTCGTTTAAGTGGCGGTCAGAAACAACGGGTGTATTTGGCTCAATCAATTGCCAATCTCCCTGAAATAATTCTGTTAGATGAACCTTTTAGCCACATCGATAATTTTAAAAAACAGGAATTACGTAGAAGAATATTTTCTTATTTAAAACGCAATAATGTAACATGCATAGTTGCTACTCACGACAAAGAAGATATTTTAGGTTATACAGATGAAATAATGGTTATTGAGGAGGGTGAAACGATTCAAATGGATAAAGCTGAAAAGTTGTTTTCGAATCCAAAAAATGGATTGGTTGCCTCATTTTTTGGCGAATACAATCTGTTTTACTCACATGAATTAGATGGTTCGAAAGAATCTGAAGTTATCTTATATAGCCATCAATTACGTATTGAATCCGAAGGTAAGTTCGAAGGTGAAGTTCTAAACTCATATTATAAGGGTACTTATTATTTAATAGAACTCCTTTTTAATAAAAGGTCAATATTAATCGATCATTCTATTCCCTTGGAAAGAGGCCTTAAAGTAAAGTTCAATATAGGTTAG